The Polymorphobacter megasporae genome window below encodes:
- a CDS encoding c-type cytochrome: MTKILKVAAVAAAMVGTAAVAAPPPLPPGTPAYASLKGDATAGKAVFTVCKTCHVITPGQNRIGPSLYGVVGRTSGSVPGYTYSAANKNSHIVWTEPVLYQYLLAPQKYVPGTKMTYPGLKDAQKRADVIAYLKSKPTS; encoded by the coding sequence ATGACCAAGATTTTGAAAGTCGCCGCAGTTGCCGCCGCGATGGTGGGAACTGCCGCTGTTGCCGCGCCGCCGCCGTTGCCGCCCGGCACCCCCGCCTATGCGTCGCTCAAGGGTGACGCGACTGCGGGCAAGGCCGTCTTCACTGTGTGCAAGACCTGCCACGTCATCACGCCGGGGCAGAACCGGATCGGGCCGTCGCTGTACGGCGTCGTCGGGCGGACCTCGGGCTCGGTTCCGGGCTACACCTATTCGGCCGCGAACAAGAACAGCCACATCGTCTGGACCGAGCCGGTGCTGTATCAATATCTGCTCGCGCCGCAGAAGTACGTCCCGGGCACCAAGATGACCTATCCGGGCCTCAAGGATGCGCAGAAGCGCGCCGACGTCATCGCTTACCTGAAGTCGAAGCCGACCTCGTAA
- a CDS encoding DUF885 domain-containing protein, producing the protein MKLLGLALTLGIIVVSPPLAGAAPAAAAVASPADQQLKAIYDAEWVWRQKEFAQVSEGLRSKDDDHFPAVTAADWTRRRAYWQDVLDKIGRIPAAQLSPEQRLNAAVLTESLRAQVANIDYRTYEAPLNSDSYFWGDVKPYSALETAAEYRRYIGRLKDVPRWFDENIVNMRAGLQRGFTPPRVTLGGRDATIAAFAMAGPANPLNDPFNAMPASISASEQAALRAEAAAVIDAQTAPAYRKLLGFFRDTYLPGTRQTLAASALPDGKAFYRSQIREYTTLDLTPEAIHAIGLKEVARIDADMKATIALTGFKGSFPEFLAFLRSDPQFYARTPDELLGFSALVAKRMDGRLKDVFTVLPRYRFTIQPVPDAIAPVYTSGRGGLSACLMNTYDLKSRPLYNLVSLTLHECVPGHSHQAAMALEAPDRPAFRRETYFSGYGEGWGLYSEWLGTKLGMYRTPYEEFGRETFEMWRACRLVIDTGLHEDGWTRQQAIDYLASHTALAKLDIEIEVDRYISWPGQALAYKLGEMKMRELRGKAEAELGDRFDQRRFHDTLLNMGSVPLPAMESEMLAWIAAEKAKPAR; encoded by the coding sequence ATGAAGCTTCTCGGTTTGGCATTGACCTTGGGCATCATCGTGGTGTCGCCGCCATTGGCTGGTGCCGCACCGGCTGCGGCCGCCGTCGCCAGCCCCGCCGATCAGCAGCTCAAGGCAATCTACGATGCCGAATGGGTGTGGCGCCAAAAGGAGTTCGCGCAGGTCAGCGAGGGTCTGCGCAGCAAGGACGACGATCATTTCCCCGCGGTCACCGCCGCCGACTGGACCCGTCGCCGCGCGTATTGGCAGGACGTGCTCGACAAGATCGGTCGCATTCCGGCCGCTCAATTGTCCCCCGAGCAACGGCTTAACGCTGCCGTGCTCACCGAATCGCTCCGCGCGCAGGTCGCCAATATCGACTACCGGACCTACGAGGCCCCGCTCAACAGCGATTCCTATTTCTGGGGCGATGTGAAGCCGTATTCGGCGCTCGAAACCGCCGCCGAGTATCGCCGCTACATCGGCCGGCTCAAGGATGTGCCACGCTGGTTCGACGAGAATATCGTGAACATGCGCGCTGGCCTGCAACGCGGTTTCACCCCGCCACGCGTCACGCTCGGTGGGCGCGACGCAACGATCGCTGCTTTTGCCATGGCCGGTCCGGCCAACCCGCTCAACGACCCATTCAATGCGATGCCGGCGTCGATTTCGGCGAGCGAGCAGGCGGCGCTCCGCGCGGAAGCCGCCGCGGTGATCGATGCGCAGACGGCTCCGGCGTATCGCAAGCTGCTCGGATTTTTCCGCGACACCTATCTGCCCGGCACGCGCCAGACGCTGGCTGCCAGCGCGCTGCCCGACGGCAAGGCGTTCTACCGCAGCCAAATTCGTGAATACACCACGCTCGACCTGACGCCCGAGGCAATCCACGCGATCGGTCTCAAGGAAGTCGCCCGGATCGATGCCGACATGAAGGCGACGATCGCGCTGACCGGCTTCAAGGGCAGTTTCCCCGAATTCCTCGCCTTCCTGCGCAGCGACCCGCAATTCTATGCGCGGACGCCCGACGAGCTGCTCGGCTTCTCGGCGCTCGTCGCCAAGCGGATGGATGGCCGGCTGAAGGACGTCTTTACCGTATTGCCGCGTTACCGCTTTACCATCCAGCCGGTGCCCGATGCGATCGCGCCGGTATACACCTCGGGCCGTGGCGGGCTCAGCGCCTGCCTGATGAACACCTACGATCTCAAGTCGCGGCCGCTGTATAATCTCGTCTCGCTGACGCTCCACGAATGCGTACCGGGGCACAGCCATCAGGCGGCGATGGCGCTCGAGGCCCCCGATCGCCCGGCCTTCCGTCGCGAAACCTATTTCTCGGGTTATGGCGAGGGTTGGGGCCTATATTCGGAATGGCTCGGGACCAAGCTCGGCATGTACCGGACGCCGTATGAGGAGTTCGGCCGCGAGACCTTCGAGATGTGGCGCGCGTGCCGTCTGGTCATCGACACCGGGCTGCACGAGGATGGCTGGACCCGGCAACAGGCGATCGATTATCTCGCCAGCCATACCGCGCTCGCCAAGCTCGATATCGAGATCGAGGTCGATCGCTACATCAGTTGGCCGGGCCAAGCGCTCGCCTACAAGCTCGGCGAGATGAAGATGCGCGAGTTGCGCGGCAAGGCCGAAGCCGAGCTTGGCGACCGCTTCGACCAGCGGCGCTTCCACGACACATTGCTCAACATGGGATCGGTGCCGCTGCCCGCGATGGAGAGCGAGATGCTGGCTTGGATCGCGGCGGAGAAGGCGAAACCGGCACGATAA
- a CDS encoding geranylgeranyl diphosphate reductase, with the protein MLDTDIVDVVVVGGGPSGATAAADLARAGRSVVLLDRAGRIKPCGGAIPPRLMKDFAVPESVLVGHAKAARMIAPSDRAVDMPIEGGFVGMVDRGDFDEWLRERAAAAGATRRTGTYEAIETDPDGTTVVVFRPKGAAKHDALQRLRTRSVIGADGARSGVARDTLKGAERIPCVFAYHEMIATPVDSAFDRERCDIYYQGKLSPDFYAWIFPHGDTTSVGVGSANKGFSLKDAVATLRADTGLDTCETIRREGAPIPLKPLKKWDNGRNIVVAGDAAGVVAPASGEGIYYAMTAGRYAAESVDAFLETGNPKALAGARKKFMKAHGRVFWILGMMQYFWYSSDKRRERFVKICDDADVQRLTWQAYMNKELVRADPMAHARIFFKDLGHLFGIGTTAA; encoded by the coding sequence ATGCTGGACACCGATATCGTCGATGTCGTCGTCGTTGGCGGCGGGCCCTCGGGAGCCACCGCTGCCGCCGATCTCGCCCGCGCCGGTCGATCGGTCGTGTTGCTCGACCGCGCCGGGCGGATCAAGCCGTGCGGCGGCGCGATTCCGCCGCGGCTGATGAAGGATTTCGCAGTCCCTGAGTCGGTCCTCGTCGGCCATGCCAAGGCGGCGCGGATGATCGCCCCGTCGGACCGCGCGGTCGATATGCCGATCGAGGGCGGCTTCGTCGGGATGGTCGATCGCGGCGACTTCGACGAGTGGCTGCGCGAGCGCGCCGCCGCCGCCGGGGCAACCCGCCGGACCGGCACCTATGAGGCGATCGAGACCGATCCCGACGGCACCACCGTCGTCGTCTTCCGTCCCAAGGGCGCGGCGAAGCACGACGCGCTCCAGCGGCTACGGACGCGGTCGGTGATCGGTGCCGATGGCGCGCGCTCGGGAGTCGCCCGCGACACGCTCAAGGGGGCCGAGCGCATTCCGTGCGTCTTTGCGTATCACGAGATGATCGCGACACCGGTCGATAGCGCCTTCGACCGCGAGCGTTGCGACATCTATTACCAGGGCAAGCTGTCGCCCGATTTCTATGCGTGGATTTTTCCGCACGGCGACACGACGAGCGTCGGCGTCGGCAGCGCCAACAAGGGCTTTTCGCTCAAGGACGCGGTCGCGACGTTGCGCGCTGACACCGGGCTCGACACCTGCGAGACGATCCGCCGGGAAGGCGCGCCGATCCCGCTCAAGCCGCTCAAGAAATGGGATAACGGCCGCAACATCGTCGTCGCCGGTGACGCCGCGGGGGTCGTCGCCCCGGCGTCGGGCGAAGGGATTTATTACGCGATGACTGCCGGGCGCTATGCCGCCGAATCGGTCGATGCCTTCCTCGAGACCGGCAACCCGAAGGCGCTTGCGGGCGCGCGCAAGAAGTTCATGAAGGCGCACGGCCGGGTCTTCTGGATCCTCGGGATGATGCAGTATTTCTGGTATTCGAGCGACAAGCGCCGGGAGCGCTTCGTCAAGATTTGCGACGATGCCGATGTCCAGCGGCTGACGTGGCAGGCGTATATGAACAAGGAACTCGTCCGCGCCGACCCGATGGCGCATGCACGGATCTTCTTCAAGGATCTCGGTCACCTGTTCGGGATCGGCACGACGGCGGCATGA
- a CDS encoding alpha/beta hydrolase, giving the protein MRALILALLLATGAGAAEPIAPPESAVQSAPAALKGRLEGPLELQSRVYPGTVRRYWVYVPAGYDASRPPNLLVFQDGQRAINPGGPLAVPALLDKLIEQQAIPSTIGIFVTPGNVSAHYPDTLGTQNPDHRVEEYDALSDSYSRMTLEELLPAVARKWRFAADPKRRAIGGTSSGAIASWTVAWRHPEAFGNVISFIGSYTSIGLKLGADGSPLVYGGDTYPGLIRKSPIRPLRVFLQDGRSDLDNEHGNWFLANQQMLKAFDWANTHADAEGDKGARYDVDHAWTEGAHSDADGGAILGDVLRWIWRDQPAS; this is encoded by the coding sequence ATGCGGGCATTGATCTTGGCGCTGCTGCTTGCGACGGGGGCTGGTGCTGCGGAACCCATCGCTCCGCCGGAGTCCGCAGTTCAAAGCGCGCCCGCGGCGCTCAAGGGGCGGCTCGAGGGTCCGCTCGAACTCCAGTCGCGGGTCTATCCCGGCACCGTGCGGCGTTACTGGGTGTATGTTCCGGCAGGCTACGACGCGTCGCGGCCGCCCAACTTGCTGGTGTTTCAAGACGGGCAGCGCGCGATCAATCCGGGCGGGCCACTCGCAGTCCCGGCACTGCTCGACAAGCTGATCGAGCAGCAGGCTATTCCGTCGACGATCGGCATATTCGTGACGCCGGGCAATGTGTCGGCGCACTATCCCGACACCCTCGGCACGCAAAACCCGGATCATCGGGTCGAAGAATATGACGCACTGTCCGACTCCTATTCGCGCATGACGCTGGAGGAGTTGCTGCCGGCGGTGGCGCGGAAATGGCGGTTTGCTGCGGATCCAAAGCGGCGAGCGATCGGCGGCACCTCAAGCGGCGCAATCGCGTCGTGGACGGTGGCGTGGCGGCATCCGGAGGCGTTCGGCAACGTCATCAGCTTCATCGGCAGCTACACCTCGATCGGCCTTAAGCTCGGGGCGGATGGGTCGCCGCTGGTCTATGGCGGCGACACCTATCCGGGCCTAATCCGCAAAAGCCCGATCCGCCCCTTGCGCGTTTTTCTGCAGGACGGACGCAGCGACCTCGATAACGAGCACGGCAACTGGTTCCTCGCCAACCAGCAGATGCTCAAGGCGTTCGACTGGGCGAATACGCACGCCGATGCGGAGGGCGACAAGGGCGCGCGCTACGACGTGGATCATGCCTGGACCGAAGGCGCGCATTCGGATGCCGACGGCGGTGCGATCCTTGGCGACGTGCTCCGCTGGATCTGGCGCGATCAGCCGGCCAGCTGA
- a CDS encoding TspO/MBR family protein, protein MSRARPLLKPIAVGIGAAFAVAAVGSTITDLGPWYRSLRQPEWAPPDWAFPVGWTTVYVFTVAAGVTAWRAAIGDRERTRVVGLFAFNVFLNVLWSLIFFRLHRPDWAFIEVGVFWLSIMLLIIVAAERSLTAKFLLLPYLGWVSFASLLNLAVVRLNPPFA, encoded by the coding sequence GTGAGCCGGGCGCGACCGCTGCTCAAGCCGATCGCTGTCGGCATCGGCGCGGCGTTTGCGGTCGCGGCAGTCGGCTCGACGATTACCGATCTCGGCCCGTGGTATCGTAGCCTGCGCCAGCCGGAGTGGGCGCCCCCCGACTGGGCGTTTCCGGTCGGCTGGACGACGGTCTACGTCTTCACCGTCGCCGCCGGGGTCACGGCATGGCGCGCGGCGATCGGTGACCGTGAACGAACGCGGGTCGTCGGCTTGTTTGCGTTCAACGTCTTTCTCAACGTCCTGTGGAGCCTGATCTTTTTCCGGCTCCACCGCCCCGACTGGGCATTTATCGAGGTCGGGGTCTTCTGGTTGTCGATCATGCTGCTGATCATCGTCGCCGCCGAGCGATCGTTGACCGCTAAATTCCTGCTGCTGCCGTATCTCGGTTGGGTCAGCTTCGCGAGCCTGCTTAACCTCGCGGTGGTGCGGCTCAACCCGCCATTCGCATGA
- a CDS encoding metallophosphatase domain-containing protein, with amino-acid sequence MDTRVTVISDTHCRHDEIDLPAGDLLIHCGDMFNLSSKAPQQLAAMDEWFGRQKFARILCTGGNHDRLLQAELQRRPQPFRNAHVLKDEVVEFRGLKIFGAPWVPELRTHAFFKDRAGLTAAWAQVPADIDILITHTPPQGILDTSSRGRSCGCPSLADELKRIAPRVHCFGHVHAAAGRRQVGKTLYLNAASLDGDTGTMRAPVMFTLSATGERQPSASWGARIAQRLLGTARR; translated from the coding sequence ATGGATACGCGCGTTACGGTCATCAGCGATACGCATTGCCGGCACGACGAGATCGACCTGCCCGCTGGCGACTTGCTGATCCACTGCGGTGACATGTTCAATCTGTCGAGCAAGGCACCGCAACAACTTGCGGCAATGGATGAGTGGTTCGGGCGGCAAAAGTTCGCGCGGATCCTGTGCACGGGCGGCAATCACGACCGTCTGCTCCAAGCCGAGCTGCAGCGACGACCGCAGCCGTTTCGCAATGCTCATGTCCTGAAAGACGAAGTCGTCGAGTTTCGCGGACTCAAGATCTTCGGTGCGCCGTGGGTGCCCGAGCTCCGAACGCATGCCTTCTTCAAGGATCGAGCGGGCCTCACCGCGGCGTGGGCACAGGTTCCGGCCGATATCGACATCCTGATCACGCATACGCCGCCGCAGGGCATTCTCGACACGTCGAGCAGGGGCCGGTCGTGCGGGTGCCCATCACTCGCCGACGAACTGAAGCGCATTGCGCCACGCGTTCACTGCTTCGGGCATGTTCATGCGGCGGCAGGCCGTCGACAGGTCGGCAAGACGCTGTACCTCAACGCCGCATCGCTCGACGGCGACACCGGCACGATGCGCGCGCCGGTGATGTTCACCCTGTCGGCGACCGGTGAGCGTCAGCCATCCGCATCGTGGGGAGCGCGGATCGCGCAACGCTTGCTGGGCACTGCCCGGCGCTAG
- a CDS encoding PAS domain-containing protein, with translation MPDQIPSENSLRDEQRISTEIAGIDRHTDPFVAAVHATRMPMIITNPRLPDNPVVFANDSFCRLTGYPRDEIIGRNCRFLQGPETDPATTQAIRDAVRRVDALEIDIRNHRKDGEPFWNRLLMAPVYDADHQLAYFFASQVDVTLERERLAGLESDNAALMAELTTRFRTQQEHERELDFALKAGRFGTWSLDLHTQTLTSSDQCKALFGLPPEAPFTLEERSAAVIAEDRGKAEDALARAIADGADYEVEYRIALPDGSLRWLATRGQAFFDAQGQPQRLAGVSLDITHVKRAERRRLALSELSDTLRDLDDATNISYVAAEVLGRTMEVSRAGYGTVYRESETIVIARDWTGPGLASLAGTLSFRDYGSYIDDLKHGDTVIVEDARIDPRTIGSASSLEGISARAFINMPVSDQGEMAALLFVTDTKPRSWQPEDFEFMREVAERTHAARERRRAERELADLAASLEQQVAHRTAELMTAEEALRQSQKMEAVGQLTGGLAHDFNNLLTVIRGSVDLLRRTDVSQERRTRYIDAIADTAERASKLTSQLLAFARRQALKPEAFDACDSLRVIQPMIRTLVGSRIAITLDIPDHACVVDADRSQFDTALVNMAVNARDAMGGEGALTMTVGLADGKPAVRAHPAAAGRFVTVAVRDTGTGIARDQIDKIFEPFFTTKGVGEGTGLGLSQVFGFTKQSGGDVLVESDLGAGAIFTMYLPASASDAHTPVVATNTGLPLARGACILVVEDNPEVGTFATEALSEMGYTAVLAPDGMTALDRLREDRARFDVVFSDVVMPGMSGIELGQEIRRLYPDLSVILTSGYSTVLAQDGAHGFELLHKPYSIDELAKVLRKVTAGGTGQLAG, from the coding sequence GTGCCTGATCAGATTCCGTCCGAGAATAGTCTCAGGGACGAACAGCGGATCTCGACCGAGATCGCCGGTATCGACCGGCATACCGATCCTTTCGTCGCGGCGGTCCACGCAACGCGGATGCCGATGATCATCACGAATCCGCGCCTGCCCGACAATCCGGTCGTGTTTGCGAACGACTCGTTCTGTCGCCTGACCGGCTATCCCCGGGACGAAATTATCGGGCGTAACTGCCGCTTCCTCCAAGGGCCGGAGACCGATCCGGCGACGACACAGGCGATCCGCGATGCCGTCCGCCGGGTCGATGCGCTCGAGATCGATATCCGCAATCACCGCAAGGACGGGGAGCCGTTCTGGAACCGGCTGCTGATGGCACCGGTCTACGATGCCGATCACCAACTCGCCTATTTTTTCGCGAGCCAGGTCGATGTCACGCTTGAGCGCGAGCGGCTCGCCGGCCTCGAGAGCGATAACGCCGCGCTGATGGCCGAACTGACGACGCGGTTCCGCACACAGCAGGAGCACGAGCGCGAACTCGATTTCGCCCTCAAGGCGGGCCGGTTCGGGACGTGGAGTCTCGATCTGCATACGCAGACGCTGACCAGTTCCGACCAGTGCAAGGCGCTGTTTGGACTCCCGCCGGAAGCGCCGTTCACCCTGGAAGAGCGTAGCGCTGCAGTGATCGCGGAAGACAGGGGGAAGGCGGAAGATGCGCTCGCCCGCGCCATTGCGGACGGGGCAGATTACGAGGTCGAATACCGCATCGCGTTGCCCGATGGCAGCTTGCGCTGGCTCGCGACACGGGGACAGGCCTTTTTCGATGCGCAAGGACAGCCACAGCGGCTCGCGGGCGTGTCGCTCGACATAACGCACGTCAAGCGGGCCGAGCGTCGCCGCCTGGCTCTTTCGGAGCTGAGCGACACGTTGCGCGATCTCGATGACGCGACCAACATTTCCTATGTCGCAGCCGAGGTGCTCGGACGGACGATGGAGGTCAGCCGGGCTGGCTATGGCACGGTTTACCGCGAATCCGAGACGATCGTCATTGCGCGCGACTGGACCGGACCCGGCCTCGCCAGCCTCGCTGGGACACTGTCGTTTCGTGACTATGGCTCGTACATCGACGACCTCAAGCATGGCGACACCGTCATCGTCGAGGATGCCCGGATAGATCCGCGGACAATCGGCTCCGCGTCGTCGCTCGAGGGCATTTCGGCGCGGGCTTTCATCAACATGCCGGTCTCCGATCAGGGCGAGATGGCGGCGTTGCTGTTCGTTACCGACACCAAGCCGCGGAGCTGGCAGCCGGAAGATTTCGAATTCATGCGCGAGGTTGCCGAGCGCACCCATGCCGCGCGGGAGCGGCGCCGCGCCGAACGCGAGCTGGCCGATCTTGCGGCGTCGCTGGAGCAGCAGGTCGCGCATCGCACCGCCGAATTGATGACCGCCGAGGAAGCGTTGCGGCAGTCGCAAAAAATGGAAGCTGTCGGGCAGCTCACCGGCGGTCTCGCGCACGACTTCAACAATTTGCTGACGGTGATCCGCGGATCGGTCGACCTCCTGCGGCGAACCGATGTCTCGCAGGAGCGCCGTACCCGCTATATCGACGCGATTGCCGACACGGCCGAGCGCGCTTCCAAGCTCACCAGTCAATTGCTTGCCTTCGCCCGGCGGCAAGCGCTCAAGCCCGAAGCGTTCGATGCCTGCGACAGCCTTCGCGTGATCCAGCCAATGATCCGGACGCTGGTCGGATCACGCATCGCGATCACGCTCGACATTCCGGATCACGCCTGCGTCGTCGATGCCGATCGGAGCCAGTTCGACACGGCGCTCGTCAATATGGCAGTCAACGCCCGCGACGCGATGGGCGGCGAAGGAGCGTTGACGATGACGGTCGGGCTCGCAGACGGAAAGCCCGCCGTTCGAGCGCACCCGGCCGCAGCGGGCCGCTTCGTCACGGTCGCGGTTCGGGACACTGGCACCGGTATCGCGCGCGACCAGATCGACAAGATCTTTGAACCCTTTTTCACCACCAAGGGTGTCGGCGAAGGGACCGGCCTCGGGCTCAGCCAGGTGTTCGGGTTCACCAAGCAATCGGGCGGCGATGTCCTCGTCGAAAGCGATTTGGGCGCCGGTGCGATCTTCACGATGTATCTGCCTGCATCCGCGAGCGACGCCCATACCCCGGTCGTTGCAACCAACACCGGGCTGCCGCTGGCTCGTGGCGCGTGCATCCTTGTCGTCGAGGATAATCCCGAAGTTGGCACCTTCGCCACCGAAGCCTTGAGCGAGATGGGCTATACGGCGGTCCTCGCGCCCGACGGGATGACGGCGCTCGACCGGCTGCGCGAAGACCGGGCACGGTTCGACGTGGTGTTCTCGGACGTGGTCATGCCGGGCATGAGCGGCATCGAGCTGGGCCAAGAAATCCGCCGCCTCTACCCCGATTTGTCCGTGATCCTGACCAGCGGCTACAGCACCGTGCTGGCGCAGGACGGGGCGCACGGTTTCGAGCTGTTGCACAAGCCATATTCAATCGACGAGCTGGCGAAGGTGTTGCGCAAGGTCACCGCCGGCGGCACGGGTCAGCTGGCCGGCTGA
- a CDS encoding Hsp70 family protein, with protein sequence MSSPAPNVLGLDFGTTNSVAAIARDGHSSLVELESPAGTAAVFRSALCFWEDDTVRGGIASAGGPWAIAEYLEFPGASRFIQSFKSVAASATFERATIFERQFKFEDLGRLFLDKMAARAGGAFSGPARVVVGRPVVYAGHAPDEAIARRRYDAMFAGIGATLHYVYEPLGAAFSYASRVSEPATVLVADFGGGTSDFSVVRIEAPGATRRCVPLGHAGVGIAGDRFDARIVEQLVMPLLGKGGFYRSFGKILEIPGGYFADFADWSRLALMRNRRTLAELESLRRSALDPDAIGRVIAVIEQELGFRLHEAVGQVKRDLSAADTACFRFSGAGLTIEADVTRAAFEGWIAADIERIEAAVDRALAMATTTPGAIDHVFLTGGTSLTPRIVRMFEERFGAERLAKGNELTSIAHGLALIGEQAELAAWTA encoded by the coding sequence ATGTCCAGCCCGGCCCCTAATGTTCTCGGACTCGACTTCGGCACCACCAATTCCGTGGCGGCAATCGCGCGCGACGGACACTCGAGCCTCGTCGAACTCGAATCACCCGCAGGCACTGCGGCGGTGTTTCGGTCGGCGCTGTGCTTCTGGGAAGACGACACGGTCCGCGGCGGGATCGCGAGCGCGGGCGGTCCATGGGCAATCGCCGAATATCTCGAATTTCCAGGAGCGAGCCGCTTCATCCAGTCTTTCAAGTCGGTTGCCGCGAGCGCGACCTTCGAGCGCGCGACGATCTTCGAGCGGCAGTTCAAGTTCGAAGACCTGGGGCGGCTGTTCCTCGACAAGATGGCCGCGCGCGCCGGCGGAGCCTTTTCCGGGCCGGCGCGCGTCGTCGTCGGGCGTCCCGTCGTCTATGCCGGACATGCGCCCGACGAAGCGATCGCGCGTCGGCGCTACGACGCGATGTTCGCCGGCATCGGCGCGACTTTGCACTATGTCTATGAGCCGCTCGGCGCTGCGTTCAGCTACGCGTCGCGGGTCAGCGAACCGGCAACGGTTCTTGTTGCCGATTTCGGCGGCGGGACGAGCGACTTTTCGGTGGTGCGGATCGAGGCACCCGGGGCGACGCGGCGCTGTGTCCCTCTCGGTCACGCCGGGGTCGGCATCGCCGGCGACCGATTCGATGCGCGGATCGTCGAACAGCTGGTCATGCCGCTGCTCGGCAAAGGCGGCTTCTATCGATCGTTCGGCAAGATTCTCGAAATCCCCGGCGGTTATTTCGCCGACTTCGCGGACTGGTCGCGACTGGCACTGATGCGCAACCGCCGGACGCTTGCCGAGCTCGAATCGCTCCGCCGGTCAGCACTCGACCCCGACGCGATCGGCCGCGTGATCGCGGTCATCGAGCAGGAACTCGGCTTCCGCCTTCACGAGGCGGTGGGGCAGGTCAAACGCGACCTGTCGGCGGCAGACACGGCCTGTTTTCGCTTCAGCGGCGCGGGCCTGACGATCGAGGCGGACGTGACCCGCGCGGCGTTCGAAGGCTGGATCGCCGCGGATATCGAGCGGATCGAGGCGGCGGTCGACCGGGCGCTGGCGATGGCAACGACCACCCCCGGCGCGATCGACCATGTCTTTCTCACCGGCGGCACCTCGCTGACACCGCGCATCGTCCGGATGTTCGAGGAGCGCTTCGGGGCCGAGCGTCTGGCGAAGGGGAATGAGCTGACGTCGATCGCGCACGGTCTCGCCTTGATCGGCGAGCAGGCCGAATTGGCGGCGTGGACGGCGTGA
- a CDS encoding SGNH/GDSL hydrolase family protein, with protein sequence MKLTWLLASILLSTPALAAPADVARSEWSASWAASQLAVEPANALPSDDSIDITLRQTIRLSVGGPRLRVRLSNAFGTQPLIIDTVRVALAGKGSAIISSSQKPALFGGKSSVMIPAGADYWSDPIDMSTPALARLAISLHLDAAPTVQTGHPGSRATSYIAHGTHSDDSELADAKPVEHWYQIAGVDVAAPAKSSTIVAFGDSITDGHGATTDGDDRWPDVLAARLQASAAGRQTGVVNGGIGGNHLLTDGLGPNALARFDRDVLSQAGVRFVIMLEGINDIGGATREHAISAEAHSTLVARLIDAYAQMIERARAHGIRMIGATILPFVGSDYYHPGPETEADRAAVNRWIRTPGHFDAVIDFDRVARDPAHPDRMLAQYDSGDHLHPSAIGYRAMANAVPLEYFSR encoded by the coding sequence ATGAAACTCACCTGGCTCCTCGCGAGCATCCTTCTGTCGACCCCCGCGCTGGCGGCGCCGGCGGACGTCGCACGGTCCGAGTGGAGCGCGTCCTGGGCGGCGTCTCAGCTCGCGGTTGAACCAGCGAACGCGCTGCCCAGCGACGACTCGATCGACATCACCTTACGACAGACAATCCGGCTATCTGTCGGCGGGCCGCGCCTGAGGGTTCGCCTGTCGAACGCCTTCGGTACGCAGCCGCTGATAATCGATACGGTCCGCGTCGCCCTCGCCGGCAAGGGGTCGGCGATCATCTCATCATCGCAAAAGCCGGCTCTGTTCGGCGGCAAATCGTCGGTCATGATACCGGCGGGAGCCGATTATTGGTCGGATCCGATCGACATGAGCACGCCTGCGCTAGCGCGGCTGGCGATCAGCCTGCACCTCGACGCAGCACCGACGGTGCAGACGGGACACCCGGGGTCGCGCGCCACCTCGTACATCGCGCATGGTACGCACTCAGACGACTCCGAGCTCGCCGACGCCAAGCCGGTCGAACACTGGTATCAGATCGCGGGCGTCGACGTTGCCGCGCCAGCAAAATCCTCCACGATCGTCGCGTTCGGCGATTCGATCACCGATGGCCACGGCGCAACGACCGACGGCGACGACCGCTGGCCGGATGTCCTTGCCGCCCGCTTGCAGGCGAGTGCCGCCGGCCGGCAAACCGGAGTCGTCAACGGCGGGATCGGCGGCAACCATCTTCTGACCGACGGCCTCGGCCCCAACGCACTCGCCCGCTTCGATCGCGATGTCCTGTCGCAGGCCGGGGTCCGGTTCGTCATCATGCTCGAAGGTATCAACGACATCGGCGGCGCGACGCGGGAGCATGCGATTTCTGCCGAGGCTCACTCCACGTTGGTCGCCCGCCTGATCGACGCCTACGCCCAGATGATCGAGCGCGCACGCGCGCACGGCATCCGAATGATCGGCGCGACCATCCTGCCGTTCGTTGGATCGGACTATTATCACCCCGGTCCGGAAACCGAGGCCGACCGCGCGGCCGTCAATCGGTGGATCCGAACGCCCGGCCATTTCGATGCCGTCATCGACTTCGACCGCGTTGCCCGCGACCCCGCGCACCCCGACCGGATGCTCGCGCAATACGATTCGGGCGATCACCTGCATCCGTCGGCGATCGGCTATCGGGCGATGGCGAACGCCGTCCCGCTCGAGTATTTTAGCCGCTGA